From Peptoanaerobacter stomatis, one genomic window encodes:
- a CDS encoding threonine/serine exporter family protein, translated as MNEENKEILFFALSLGELMLCNGGEIYRVEDMMLRICNARNISGINVFATPTVIMISYNDPEKLCIFNRINSRGSDLDKVSMINNLARKFTSTNMSVQEAKKAMEVIRRKKQNHIVKLIFAGIVASFYAVLFNGSIIDFFIAFILGVVSQAVYDYFNAVAESPFLSNILAGFAIGFFAHISEKFMGTSIDTIIIGAIMPFVPGLILTNAVRDFIYGDLLSGSSRFFEAILVGTSVAVGVSFGISVSGLINTLFENIIAKI; from the coding sequence ATGAATGAAGAAAACAAAGAAATACTGTTTTTTGCACTGTCTTTGGGAGAACTTATGCTCTGCAATGGTGGTGAAATATATAGAGTTGAAGATATGATGCTAAGGATATGCAATGCAAGGAACATTAGCGGTATAAATGTATTTGCAACTCCTACAGTAATTATGATATCTTATAACGACCCTGAAAAATTGTGCATATTCAATAGAATAAATTCAAGGGGCTCTGATCTTGATAAAGTATCTATGATAAATAATCTTGCAAGAAAATTTACATCTACAAATATGAGTGTGCAAGAAGCAAAAAAAGCAATGGAAGTTATAAGAAGAAAAAAGCAAAATCATATAGTAAAGCTGATATTTGCAGGAATAGTAGCATCTTTTTATGCGGTGCTTTTTAACGGAAGTATAATTGACTTTTTTATAGCATTTATATTAGGTGTTGTATCACAGGCAGTATATGACTATTTTAATGCTGTCGCTGAATCACCTTTTTTATCCAATATATTGGCAGGCTTTGCAATAGGCTTTTTTGCACATATATCCGAAAAATTTATGGGAACATCTATTGATACAATAATAATCGGTGCCATAATGCCGTTTGTACCGGGACTTATACTCACAAATGCAGTGCGTGATTTTATATATGGAGATTTATTGTCAGGCTCATCACGATTTTTTGAAGCTATACTTGTCGGTACATCAGTTGCTGTAGGTGTATCTTTCGGTATTTCGGTATCAGGCTTAATAAATACTCTGTTTGAAAATATAATTGCAAAAATATAA
- a CDS encoding restriction endonuclease subunit S: MLKTVDECFFYIQNGANIKQGDIDGGFPITRIETIANDKFNRDRMGFAGIINPIKYEQYILEDGDLLMSHINSVQYLGRTVLYEKMEDEVIIHGMNLLRLRANRNIINPAYAKYYFYGYKFKKQLNNIIKKSVNQASFSVKDLKKIIIDIPTISEQDKLVKILDKAHKIIRIRQNELLEMNNLIKARFVEMFGTPYGNEKCFPMMTVDDVIEFTGGAQPDKKYFEYEPTEDNIRLIQIRDYKTDNYITYIPKSMAKRFCDSDDIMIGRYGPPIFQILKGIEGSYNVALMKAMPKIGNKEFIRYFLKQECLFNYLDGLSQRTAGQSGIDMPALKAYPLPYPPIELQNEFAIFVKQVDKSKLI, from the coding sequence ATGTTAAAAACAGTCGATGAGTGTTTCTTTTATATACAAAATGGAGCAAATATAAAGCAGGGAGATATTGATGGTGGATTTCCTATTACAAGAATAGAAACGATAGCAAATGATAAGTTTAACAGAGATAGAATGGGATTTGCTGGAATTATAAATCCAATAAAATATGAACAATATATACTTGAAGATGGAGATTTATTAATGTCACATATTAATAGCGTTCAATATTTGGGAAGAACGGTATTATATGAAAAGATGGAAGATGAAGTTATAATACATGGTATGAATTTGTTGAGACTAAGAGCAAATAGAAATATAATTAATCCAGCTTATGCAAAATATTATTTTTATGGATATAAGTTTAAAAAACAGCTTAATAATATTATTAAGAAATCTGTTAATCAAGCAAGTTTTTCAGTAAAAGATTTAAAAAAAATAATAATTGATATTCCTACAATATCAGAACAAGACAAATTAGTTAAAATTCTTGATAAAGCACATAAAATTATAAGAATTAGACAAAATGAGTTGCTTGAAATGAACAATCTTATTAAAGCCCGATTTGTAGAGATGTTTGGTACACCATATGGTAATGAAAAATGCTTTCCAATGATGACTGTTGACGATGTTATTGAGTTTACAGGTGGAGCTCAGCCAGATAAAAAATATTTTGAATATGAACCAACTGAAGATAATATCCGTTTGATTCAGATAAGAGATTATAAGACGGATAATTATATTACATATATTCCAAAATCAATGGCTAAGAGATTTTGTGATTCCGATGATATTATGATTGGTAGATACGGACCACCTATTTTTCAGATTCTTAAGGGTATTGAAGGTTCATATAATGTAGCTCTTATGAAAGCAATGCCAAAGATAGGAAATAAAGAATTTATAAGATATTTTCTTAAACAAGAATGTTTATTTAATTACTTGGATGGATTATCACAGAGAACTGCTGGGCAGAGCGGAATAGATATGCCTGCACTAAAAGCATATCCATTACCGTATCCACCGATAGAACTTCAAAACGAGTTTGCCATTTTTGTAAAGCAAGTCGATAAATCAAAATTGATATAG
- a CDS encoding MazG nucleotide pyrophosphohydrolase domain-containing protein, producing the protein MKIYILGLGAGSIDIISKKGYELLKKEDIKKIFRTKEHEIIHELAKENIEFETMDYVYLSEPNFESVYEKISDIIIEKAKQYDEIVYAVPGSPFITEDTTNMIIKKAQNENIDIQVIPSVSFIDAVICTIKKDPTKKLYITDIFNIDKSRINPLNNIMISQVYDRFKASELKLMLMDRYDDEQEIYIITSAGGKDEKVKTVKLYKMDYSDNEYSHLTSIFIESVEDKKYNDIEDLRNLLRTLRGKNGCPWDKKQDFSSMVKYVKEEANEVADAINNNDMDNLLEELGDLLFEIVFLTNLAEEKGIFSFEEVVDEIVKKMIRRHPHVFENMDISGKNVEDIWQEIKNIEKQPKNS; encoded by the coding sequence ATGAAGATATATATTCTCGGACTTGGTGCAGGGAGCATTGATATAATAAGCAAAAAAGGATATGAGCTTCTCAAAAAAGAAGATATAAAAAAAATATTCAGAACAAAAGAACACGAAATAATACACGAATTGGCAAAAGAAAATATAGAGTTTGAAACTATGGATTATGTATATTTAAGTGAGCCGAATTTCGAAAGCGTTTATGAAAAAATAAGTGATATAATAATTGAGAAAGCAAAACAATATGACGAGATAGTATATGCTGTTCCGGGAAGTCCTTTTATTACTGAAGATACTACAAATATGATTATAAAAAAAGCACAAAATGAAAATATAGACATTCAAGTCATACCTTCTGTAAGCTTTATAGATGCGGTTATATGCACAATAAAAAAAGATCCTACAAAAAAACTGTATATAACAGATATATTTAATATAGATAAAAGCAGGATAAATCCTTTAAATAATATTATGATATCTCAAGTGTATGACAGATTTAAAGCTTCTGAATTAAAACTTATGCTAATGGATAGATACGATGATGAGCAGGAAATATATATAATAACTTCCGCAGGCGGTAAAGATGAAAAAGTAAAGACAGTAAAATTATATAAAATGGATTATTCTGATAATGAATACAGTCATTTGACGAGTATATTCATAGAAAGTGTTGAAGATAAAAAATATAACGATATAGAAGATTTGAGAAATCTGCTCAGAACTTTGAGGGGGAAAAATGGATGTCCTTGGGATAAAAAGCAAGATTTTTCTTCAATGGTAAAGTATGTGAAAGAAGAGGCAAATGAGGTAGCAGATGCTATAAACAATAACGATATGGATAATTTGCTTGAAGAGTTGGGAGATTTATTGTTTGAGATAGTATTTTTAACTAATCTTGCAGAAGAAAAAGGCATATTTTCTTTTGAAGAAGTAGTCGATGAAATAGTTAAAAAGATGATAAGAAGACATCCTCATGTATTTGAAAATATGGATATAAGCGGCAAAAACGTTGAAGATATATGGCAAGAAATAAAAAATATTGAAAAACAGCCAAAAAACTCTTGA
- a CDS encoding threonine/serine exporter family protein produces the protein MFYILKNFVFSFLATVGFSMLLNVPKKSIHLCSLSGAVGWTFYIILRKHGIDNVNSNLYSSIIIALMGEIFARLDKEPVTIFVIPGIFCIVPGYGIYNAMKNLMEKNYEQASRIGFETVFVAGAIATGIIIVSSIFKIYSKYKSKAKI, from the coding sequence ATGTTTTATATATTAAAAAACTTTGTATTTTCATTTTTGGCTACAGTTGGATTTTCCATGCTTCTAAATGTACCGAAAAAATCTATACATTTATGCTCGCTTTCAGGGGCAGTAGGGTGGACATTTTATATAATACTTAGAAAACACGGTATAGACAATGTAAATTCGAATTTATATTCATCTATAATTATAGCGCTTATGGGAGAGATATTTGCGAGGCTTGATAAAGAGCCTGTTACTATTTTTGTTATTCCGGGAATATTTTGTATAGTGCCTGGATATGGTATATATAATGCAATGAAAAATCTTATGGAAAAAAATTATGAGCAAGCATCAAGAATAGGATTTGAAACTGTATTTGTTGCAGGAGCCATAGCCACAGGAATAATAATAGTATCATCTATATTTAAAATTTACAGCAAGTATAAATCAAAGGCAAAAATTTGA
- a CDS encoding HU family DNA-binding protein, with protein MNKSELVSKMAEKSGLTKKDSELALNAFMASVEEALVKQEKVQLVGFGTFETRERAAREGRNPRDPKVKIKIPASKAPVFKAGKGLKEKVNVNGKKATKKK; from the coding sequence ATGAATAAGTCAGAATTAGTATCAAAAATGGCTGAAAAAAGTGGACTTACAAAAAAAGATTCAGAATTAGCACTAAATGCTTTTATGGCATCAGTTGAAGAAGCATTAGTTAAACAAGAAAAAGTTCAATTAGTTGGATTTGGAACTTTTGAAACAAGAGAAAGAGCAGCAAGAGAAGGTAGAAATCCGAGAGATCCTAAAGTAAAAATAAAAATACCTGCATCAAAAGCACCTGTTTTCAAAGCTGGAAAAGGATTAAAAGAAAAAGTAAATGTGAACGGAAAAAAAGCAACAAAGAAAAAATAA
- a CDS encoding restriction endonuclease subunit S, producing MKMIKLGDLASYINGYAFKPEDRGDVGLPIIRIQDLTGNAHDLGFYNGEYPPKIEINNGDVLISWSASLGVYVWNRGKALLNQHIFKVVFDKEHIDKNYFIYALMCKLSEMKTKTRGATMKHIIKKDFDAIMIPYPPILEQIKITNKLDRITKIIEQRKQELQLLDKLIKARFVELFGDPIRNPKGWDVVTIGDIIADVRYGTSKPAVEGGKYPYLRMNNLTSDGHLDLNDLKYIDIPDDEIEKCVVRKGDVLFNRTNSIELVGKTAVFDLPGDMIVAGYIIRVRLNGRLLPEVLSQYMNLEVLKDILRSMAKGAVNQANINAQELQSIKIYVPDMELQKQFIEMKRQVDKSKVAVQKALDETQLLFDSLMQKYFG from the coding sequence ATGAAGATGATAAAGCTTGGTGATTTAGCTTCTTATATTAATGGGTACGCATTTAAGCCTGAAGATAGAGGAGATGTTGGACTACCTATCATTAGAATTCAAGATCTCACTGGAAACGCACATGACTTAGGATTTTATAATGGAGAATATCCACCAAAGATAGAAATTAATAATGGTGATGTGTTGATATCTTGGTCTGCAAGTTTAGGAGTATATGTTTGGAACAGGGGTAAAGCATTATTAAACCAACATATTTTTAAAGTTGTTTTTGATAAAGAACATATTGATAAAAATTATTTTATATATGCATTGATGTGTAAACTTTCTGAAATGAAGACAAAAACTCGTGGTGCAACTATGAAACATATTATAAAAAAAGACTTTGATGCAATCATGATTCCCTATCCTCCTATATTGGAACAAATCAAAATTACTAATAAATTGGATAGGATTACTAAAATTATTGAACAAAGAAAACAAGAATTACAGTTATTAGATAAGCTCATAAAAGCCCGATTTGTAGAGCTGTTTGGTGATCCAATTAGAAATCCCAAAGGCTGGGATGTTGTTACCATAGGTGATATCATTGCCGATGTTAGGTATGGAACAAGTAAGCCGGCTGTTGAAGGTGGAAAATATCCTTATTTACGAATGAACAATCTTACTTCTGATGGTCATTTGGATTTGAATGATTTGAAATATATTGACATACCAGATGATGAAATAGAAAAGTGCGTTGTTAGAAAAGGCGATGTACTGTTTAACAGAACTAATAGTATTGAGTTGGTTGGAAAGACTGCAGTATTTGATTTGCCAGGGGATATGATTGTTGCTGGTTATATTATTCGTGTAAGACTTAATGGAAGATTGTTACCAGAAGTTCTTTCGCAGTATATGAATCTTGAAGTATTAAAAGATATACTGCGCTCTATGGCAAAAGGTGCCGTTAATCAGGCTAATATTAATGCGCAAGAATTACAGAGTATTAAAATTTATGTGCCTGATATGGAGTTGCAAAAACAGTTTATTGAGATGAAACGCCAAGTCGATAAATCAAAAGTTGCAGTGCAAAAAGCACTTGATGAAACGCAATTGTTGTTTGATTCATTAATGCAAAAATATTTTGGATAA
- the xerA gene encoding site-specific tyrosine recombinase/integron integrase, whose amino-acid sequence MEEKIVLVLNEMAEYLSISQMKKLQEVIIRNFSENEIKKKEISDEDFLRMFLEAKQIEGCSERTVKYYKTTIEHLFYKVKSGVRKITTEEMREYLSNYQKINNCTNVTIDNVRRNISSFFSWLEEEDYILKSPMKRIHKIKTKTVVKSTISDEEIEQLRDSCKEKRDLAIIDLLYSTGIRVGELVNLNIDDIDLEGRECIVYGKGDKERRVYFDAKAKVHLKEYIDERKDDNRALFVTLDSPYDRLKISGVEIRLRKLGKELNLERIHPHKFRRSMATRAIDKGMPIEQVQKILGHSQIDTTMQYAMVNQNNVKTSHQKFMS is encoded by the coding sequence ATGGAAGAGAAAATAGTATTAGTACTTAATGAGATGGCAGAGTACTTGTCAATTAGTCAAATGAAAAAACTTCAAGAAGTGATTATTCGTAATTTTTCAGAAAATGAGATCAAGAAAAAGGAAATATCCGATGAAGATTTTTTGAGAATGTTTCTTGAAGCAAAGCAGATAGAAGGTTGTTCGGAAAGAACAGTCAAATATTATAAAACAACGATAGAACACTTATTTTACAAAGTAAAATCAGGCGTAAGAAAAATTACTACTGAGGAAATGCGAGAATATTTATCTAATTATCAAAAGATAAATAATTGCACCAATGTAACAATTGATAACGTCCGTAGGAATATTTCCAGTTTCTTTTCGTGGCTTGAAGAAGAGGATTATATTTTAAAAAGTCCGATGAAAAGAATTCATAAAATTAAGACAAAAACGGTGGTTAAAAGTACAATCTCTGACGAGGAGATTGAACAATTAAGAGATAGTTGTAAAGAAAAGAGAGATTTAGCTATTATTGATTTGCTATATTCAACAGGAATAAGAGTGGGAGAGTTGGTAAACCTTAATATAGATGATATAGATCTTGAAGGTCGTGAATGTATTGTATATGGAAAAGGAGATAAAGAACGTAGAGTATATTTTGATGCGAAAGCAAAGGTTCACTTAAAAGAATACATAGATGAAAGAAAAGACGATAATAGAGCTCTTTTCGTTACTTTAGATTCACCTTATGACAGATTGAAAATAAGTGGTGTGGAAATTCGGCTTAGAAAACTTGGAAAAGAATTAAATTTGGAAAGAATACATCCGCATAAGTTTAGGCGTTCAATGGCAACCAGAGCTATTGATAAGGGTATGCCAATAGAACAAGTACAGAAAATTCTTGGACATTCACAAATTGATACAACAATGCAGTACGCAATGGTAAATCAAAATAATGTAAAAACATCTCATCAAAAATTTATGTCTTAA
- a CDS encoding HsdM family class I SAM-dependent methyltransferase: MITGELKNKIDSLWDIFAAGGLVNPLEVIEQITYLMFIHDLDDSDNIRAKESAMLGLPYKSIFSEEVKIGERTVDGLQLKWSIFHDFPADRMYSVIQEWVFPFIKTLHSDRNSAYSKYMDDAIFKLPTPLVLSKVVDSLDEIYKVMNEIQTADVRGDVYEYLLSKIAQSGLNGQFRTPRHIIRMMVEMMNPSSDEVICDPACGTSGFLVASAEYLKEKKKEEIFFDKQKKDHYMNHMFYGYDMDRTMLRIGAMNMMTHGIDNPFIEYRDSLSDQNADKDKYTLVLANPPFKGSLDAESVSGDLLKICKTKKTELLFLTLFLRILKIGGRCACIVPDGVLFGSSKAHKDIRREIVENHRLEAIISMPSGVFKPYAGVSTAILVFTKTEHGGTDNVWFYDMKADGFSLDDKRSPIAENDIADIIERFKNLEKETDRKRTDKSFMVPKKDIVSNDYDLSINKYKEIEYVAVEYPPTSEIMTNIREIEMEIGREMEELERLLEL; the protein is encoded by the coding sequence ATGATAACAGGTGAATTAAAAAATAAAATTGATAGTTTATGGGATATATTTGCTGCAGGTGGATTAGTTAATCCTCTTGAAGTGATTGAGCAGATTACATATCTGATGTTTATTCATGATTTGGATGATTCAGATAATATAAGAGCAAAAGAAAGTGCAATGTTGGGGCTTCCTTATAAGAGTATTTTTTCAGAAGAAGTAAAAATTGGGGAAAGAACTGTCGATGGTTTACAATTAAAATGGTCTATTTTCCATGATTTTCCAGCAGATAGAATGTACTCTGTAATACAAGAATGGGTATTCCCATTTATTAAAACATTGCACAGCGATAGAAATAGTGCTTATTCAAAATATATGGATGATGCAATTTTCAAATTACCAACACCACTTGTTTTGTCAAAAGTTGTAGATTCATTAGATGAAATATATAAAGTAATGAATGAAATTCAGACTGCTGATGTACGAGGTGACGTATATGAGTACCTTTTATCTAAGATTGCACAGTCAGGATTGAATGGACAATTTAGAACTCCAAGACATATTATTCGTATGATGGTTGAAATGATGAACCCTTCAAGCGATGAAGTGATTTGTGATCCTGCATGTGGAACTTCAGGATTTTTAGTTGCATCAGCAGAATATCTGAAAGAAAAGAAAAAGGAAGAAATTTTCTTCGATAAGCAGAAAAAAGACCATTATATGAACCATATGTTTTACGGATATGATATGGATAGAACCATGCTTCGTATAGGAGCCATGAATATGATGACACATGGAATTGATAATCCATTCATTGAATATAGAGATAGCTTATCAGATCAAAATGCCGATAAAGATAAATACACACTTGTACTTGCAAATCCGCCATTTAAAGGAAGTCTTGATGCAGAATCAGTATCAGGAGATTTGCTCAAGATTTGTAAGACAAAGAAAACAGAATTATTGTTCCTTACTTTATTTCTTCGAATTCTTAAAATTGGCGGTCGTTGCGCTTGTATAGTTCCGGATGGAGTTTTATTCGGCTCTTCAAAAGCACATAAGGATATTAGAAGAGAAATAGTTGAGAATCATAGATTAGAGGCAATCATTTCTATGCCTTCAGGAGTATTTAAACCGTATGCAGGAGTTTCAACTGCTATTCTTGTGTTTACAAAAACTGAGCATGGAGGAACAGACAATGTTTGGTTTTATGATATGAAAGCAGATGGCTTTAGCTTAGATGATAAACGCTCACCAATTGCAGAAAATGATATTGCAGATATTATTGAAAGATTTAAGAATTTAGAAAAGGAAACAGACAGAAAACGTACAGATAAATCATTTATGGTTCCAAAGAAAGATATTGTAAGTAATGATTATGATCTTAGTATCAATAAATATAAAGAGATTGAGTATGTAGCAGTAGAATATCCTCCAACATCTGAAATTATGACAAATATTCGTGAAATTGAAATGGAAATTGGTAGGGAGATGGAAGAGCTGGAGAGATTGTTGGAGCTGTAG
- a CDS encoding Fic family protein, translating into MRDYNYVEKWHKLLTPQIVKKLVLINEYKGKCGIIIESYKYELNELIEIAKIQSIEASNRMESILVAKDRLKNLVHAKTMPRNSEECEIVGYRDVLNIIHENYDYIPININYLLQLHRDLYKFIGSIDGGVFKTSDNIISDTNENGNESVIFRPVSALETYSSIDALCNAFHEAKEEVDPLLLDIMFILDFICIHPFNDGNARISRLITLLLLHQSGFIVGKYISIEKIIEESKENYYKAIDNSYIKWHENKNDYKPFINYMLDVLINAYKEFEYKVNLLTNPHFSKTDRIREIIKNHIGTITKSELMEMNPYISDTTIQRALADLLKNGKIKKIGGGRYTKYVWKVKD; encoded by the coding sequence ATGCGAGATTATAATTACGTAGAAAAATGGCATAAATTATTAACGCCTCAAATAGTTAAGAAGCTTGTTCTTATAAATGAATATAAGGGTAAATGTGGGATAATCATTGAATCGTATAAATATGAACTTAATGAATTGATAGAAATTGCCAAAATTCAAAGTATAGAGGCTTCAAACAGAATGGAAAGTATTTTGGTAGCAAAGGACAGATTGAAGAACTTAGTGCATGCGAAAACAATGCCTCGAAATAGTGAAGAGTGTGAAATAGTCGGATATAGAGATGTATTAAATATAATTCATGAGAATTATGATTATATTCCAATAAATATTAATTACCTTCTACAATTGCATAGGGATTTATATAAATTTATTGGAAGTATTGATGGAGGTGTATTTAAAACATCGGATAACATTATTAGCGATACTAATGAGAATGGAAATGAGAGCGTTATATTTAGACCTGTATCTGCATTGGAAACATATTCTTCCATAGATGCATTGTGTAATGCGTTTCATGAAGCAAAGGAAGAAGTTGATCCATTACTGCTTGATATAATGTTTATTTTAGATTTTATATGTATTCATCCGTTTAATGATGGAAATGCAAGAATTAGCAGGCTAATTACGTTACTTTTGTTACACCAATCAGGTTTTATAGTTGGCAAATACATTAGTATTGAAAAGATAATAGAAGAATCAAAAGAAAACTATTATAAAGCTATTGATAACAGCTACATTAAATGGCATGAAAATAAAAATGATTATAAGCCGTTTATAAATTATATGCTTGATGTGCTTATAAATGCTTATAAAGAATTTGAATATAAAGTGAATTTGTTGACGAATCCCCATTTTTCTAAAACGGATCGTATTCGAGAGATAATAAAAAATCATATAGGTACAATTACAAAATCTGAGTTGATGGAAATGAATCCTTATATTAGTGATACAACAATTCAAAGAGCTTTAGCAGATTTGTTAAAAAATGGAAAAATAAAAAAAATAGGCGGAGGCCGTTACACAAAATATGTGTGGAAAGTGAAGGACTAA